In Elaeis guineensis isolate ETL-2024a chromosome 1, EG11, whole genome shotgun sequence, a genomic segment contains:
- the LOC105061226 gene encoding uncharacterized protein isoform X1, with protein sequence MSSFFENFQKRRFFPTMPLKDDLPISQDHQKDTPMTGIRRRISSFSVKIQPLSSASTAWAFRRSKSAPSMGELAGGPLRRWWDWGWGWILSRKPTFARDIEMNGEETAMLGCQSKGTWRHVFYKVRSEFRKLVGSNTLPTTQKFRYDSFSYKNNFDDGMRGEQ encoded by the coding sequence ATGAGCTCCTTCTTCGAGAACTTCCAAAAGAGGAGGTTCTTCCCCACCATGCCCCTCAAGGATGACCTCCCCATCTCCCAAGACCACCAGAAGGACACCCCCATGACAGGCATCAGGAGGAGGATCTCCTCCTTCTCCGTCAAGATCCAGCCATTGTCCTCAGCCTCCACCGCGTGGGCCTTCAGGCGGTCCAAGTCCGCGCCATCCATGGGGGAGCTCGCCGGTGGCCCTCTCAGGAGGTGGTGGGATTGGGGGTGGGGGTGGATCCTCTCGAGGAAGCCGACCTTCGCCCGAGATATTGAGATGAACGGCGAGGAGACGGCGATGCTCGGGTGCCAAAGCAAGGGGACCTGGCGGCACGTCTTCTACAAGGTGCGGTCGGAGTTCAGGAAGCTCGTCGGATCCAACACATTGCCAACCACGCAGAAATTTAGGTACGATTCGTTCAGCTACAAGAATAATTTCGATGATGGGATGAGAGGAGAGCAGTGA
- the LOC105061226 gene encoding uncharacterized protein isoform X2 — translation MSSFFENFQKRRFFPTMPLKDDLPISQDHQKDTPMTGIRRRISSFSVKIQPLSSASTAWAFRRSKSAPSMGELAGGPLRRWWDWGWGWILSRKPTFARDIEMNGEETAMLGCQSKGTWRHVFYKVRSEFRKLVGSNTLPTTQKFRWTLVCSEEFKDELLMVP, via the exons ATGAGCTCCTTCTTCGAGAACTTCCAAAAGAGGAGGTTCTTCCCCACCATGCCCCTCAAGGATGACCTCCCCATCTCCCAAGACCACCAGAAGGACACCCCCATGACAGGCATCAGGAGGAGGATCTCCTCCTTCTCCGTCAAGATCCAGCCATTGTCCTCAGCCTCCACCGCGTGGGCCTTCAGGCGGTCCAAGTCCGCGCCATCCATGGGGGAGCTCGCCGGTGGCCCTCTCAGGAGGTGGTGGGATTGGGGGTGGGGGTGGATCCTCTCGAGGAAGCCGACCTTCGCCCGAGATATTGAGATGAACGGCGAGGAGACGGCGATGCTCGGGTGCCAAAGCAAGGGGACCTGGCGGCACGTCTTCTACAAGGTGCGGTCGGAGTTCAGGAAGCTCGTCGGATCCAACACATTGCCAACCACGCAGAAATTTAG ATGGACCTTGGTGTGCTCAGAGGAATTTAAAGATGAGTTGCTTATGGTGCCATAA